TCTTCTTGGCCGCCGTGTGGTTCGCACCCTTGAAGGAGGTCGTCACCTTGTAGGTGCCCTTCTTCTTCAGCTTCGGCGTGGTGACCTTGACGGTCTTGCCAGCCTTGACGGTCACGGTCTTCTTGAAGTTCACGCGCTTGCCCTTGACGGTGACGGTGACCTTGCCAGCGGCCTTCTTCGAGACCTTGACCTTGATCGTCGCCTTCTTGCCGACCTTGACGCTCTTCGGCGCGGTGACCGTGGTCTTGGCGGAAGCCTTCGAGACCGTGGCCGTCGCCGACGCCGACGACGCCTTGAAGGAGGCGTTGCCCGCGTACGTGGCGGTGACCTTGGTCTTGCCCGCGGCGAGCTTGCCCAGCGAGACGGTGGCCTTGCCGGACTTCAGCGTCGCCTTGACCGACTTCTTGCCGACCTTGACGGTGACGGTGCCCGTCGCGGTGCCGGCCTTGGCCTTCACCGAGACGACAGCCTTGGAGGCCTTGCCGTACGTGACCTTGGCGACGGAGACGGACGTGGTCGTGCTCACGGCGGCGTAGCTAGCGGCGGCGACGGGCGCGGCCGTGGCCGCCGGCGC
This genomic window from Flavimobilis soli contains:
- a CDS encoding Ig-like domain repeat protein produces the protein MLRKSVVATMTALALAGAGLVAAPAATAAPVAAASYAAVSTTTSVSVAKVTYGKASKAVVSVKAKAGTATGTVTVKVGKKSVKATLKSGKATVSLGKLAAGKTKVTATYAGNASFKASSASATATVSKASAKTTVTAPKSVKVGKKATIKVKVSKKAAGKVTVTVKGKRVNFKKTVTVKAGKTVKVTTPKLKKKGTYKVTTSFKGANHTAAKKTVKVKVK